A DNA window from Paenibacillus sp. HWE-109 contains the following coding sequences:
- a CDS encoding helix-turn-helix domain-containing protein, with the protein MSTVIKEQTEKFYISTLKQVIDSMDNSFQGMNAMTQTLSESPWVQRIAAMEGNNIDYSRVTQEQLADYATYLQNYQSINTMIERIAIIFNTKKQVLTSKGLDSFDWFFTRDYAYANMTVAEWEKSISQYTSGQILSPRRLNSYERIDNVVSYVKTIPTLLDQTPRATILIGIKESRIKDQLNNTFQLPGSSIYIMNGPDSFLTGLNMQESIQRKLQYKTDKKVVVEQLTMDDESASYAFYAPSKFNNWYYITVVPKAVVLDKVNYFNYATWILIALILVSGIIASYFMAFNNYRPIRRLIDNVQEEPRSGQSKDREGNVKSYYEYDVIKSKFDQMKLTRQELESKVNDYLPMAVYSLFIKLLYNTLSSDQIEYTMRMMHIGNRNNNWTVAVIYLPNAQADTTNLRQKISQWTAAEGEELYIIELENGRFAVVVNTDNGDEMRNALKEIKKKVFANESRAGIVTGIGSPYSGLEGISASYREAVIVINHTLVTSDNSEAVLSFNDISSNNELRYWFPAEKQQELQHRLRIGDFDKVEPILDQLLRANFEHPSFGALPAQCLLYDLISTALKVPESQGMVKMVLNDEGQFPVISTVNEIKAYVYQLYKEICTMFKERRKLESAKAHQDILDYVDLHYCFSEFSLNALAEHFGMSASQMSKLFKEFTGMTFVDYLTKKRITTAKSFMAANELTLEELGKKVGYENTLTFRRAFKKVEGVNPSEFRDMSDES; encoded by the coding sequence ATGAGTACAGTCATCAAGGAGCAAACTGAAAAATTTTACATCAGCACGCTGAAGCAGGTCATCGATTCGATGGACAACAGTTTTCAGGGCATGAATGCGATGACCCAGACGTTATCCGAATCGCCTTGGGTGCAGCGAATCGCTGCCATGGAAGGAAACAACATCGATTATAGTCGTGTCACGCAAGAGCAACTTGCCGACTATGCTACCTACTTGCAAAACTACCAGTCGATCAATACGATGATCGAGCGGATCGCAATTATTTTTAATACGAAAAAGCAGGTGCTGACCTCGAAAGGTTTAGACTCCTTCGATTGGTTTTTTACGAGAGATTATGCGTATGCGAACATGACTGTTGCTGAGTGGGAGAAGTCCATTTCGCAATATACGAGTGGTCAAATTTTAAGTCCCCGACGCTTGAACAGTTACGAACGGATAGATAATGTGGTTAGTTACGTCAAAACAATTCCGACATTGCTGGATCAAACCCCGAGAGCAACCATCTTAATCGGCATCAAAGAAAGCCGTATTAAAGATCAGCTTAACAATACGTTTCAGCTGCCAGGTTCCTCGATTTACATTATGAACGGGCCTGATTCCTTTCTTACTGGCCTGAACATGCAGGAAAGCATTCAGAGAAAATTGCAATACAAGACCGACAAAAAAGTCGTTGTCGAGCAACTGACGATGGATGATGAGAGCGCTTCCTATGCGTTTTACGCCCCGTCAAAGTTTAACAATTGGTATTACATTACAGTTGTTCCTAAAGCCGTCGTGCTGGATAAAGTGAATTATTTTAATTATGCAACGTGGATTTTGATCGCATTGATTCTCGTGTCCGGCATCATCGCCTCCTATTTCATGGCGTTCAACAATTATCGTCCGATCCGCAGGTTAATTGACAACGTGCAGGAAGAGCCAAGAAGCGGTCAAAGCAAAGATCGTGAGGGTAATGTCAAATCCTACTATGAGTACGATGTCATTAAGTCGAAGTTCGATCAAATGAAGCTGACTCGCCAAGAGTTAGAGAGCAAGGTGAACGATTATTTGCCGATGGCGGTCTATTCTTTGTTCATCAAGCTGCTTTATAATACGCTAAGCTCTGACCAAATCGAGTACACGATGCGAATGATGCACATTGGAAACCGGAACAATAACTGGACGGTAGCTGTTATTTATTTGCCGAACGCTCAGGCCGATACGACGAACCTGCGGCAAAAAATTTCACAATGGACAGCTGCAGAAGGGGAAGAACTCTACATTATCGAGTTGGAAAACGGCCGCTTTGCTGTTGTCGTGAATACGGATAATGGGGACGAGATGAGGAACGCTTTAAAGGAAATTAAGAAAAAAGTGTTCGCGAATGAATCTCGGGCTGGAATTGTTACAGGAATCGGGAGTCCGTACAGCGGGCTTGAAGGAATAAGCGCTTCTTACAGGGAGGCTGTAATCGTTATTAACCACACACTGGTCACGTCGGATAACTCGGAAGCCGTGCTTTCATTTAACGACATTTCCAGCAATAACGAGCTCCGCTATTGGTTCCCGGCTGAAAAGCAACAAGAACTCCAGCATCGACTTCGCATTGGCGACTTTGATAAAGTCGAGCCCATTCTCGACCAACTGCTCCGAGCTAATTTTGAACATCCATCTTTCGGAGCCTTGCCAGCCCAATGTCTATTATACGATCTCATCTCGACGGCCTTAAAGGTGCCGGAGAGTCAAGGGATGGTGAAGATGGTGCTGAATGACGAAGGACAATTCCCAGTAATAAGTACAGTCAACGAAATCAAAGCTTACGTCTATCAGCTGTACAAAGAGATCTGTACGATGTTTAAAGAGAGAAGAAAGCTGGAGTCGGCTAAGGCACATCAAGATATTCTTGATTATGTAGACCTTCATTATTGTTTCAGTGAATTTTCGTTAAATGCGTTGGCCGAGCATTTTGGTATGTCCGCGTCCCAGATGAGCAAGTTATTCAAGGAATTTACTGGCATGACCTTCGTCGATTATCTTACGAAGAAAAGAATTACTACCGCCAAATCATTCATGGCAGCAAACGAACTTACGCTGGAGGAGCTTGGCAAAAAAGTGGGGTATGAGAACACGTTGACGTTCCGTAGAGCATTTAAAAAAGTAGAAGGTGTGAATCCGAGCGAATTCAGAGACATGTCGGACGAGTCATAG
- a CDS encoding MarR family winged helix-turn-helix transcriptional regulator encodes MKEILREVGMIARALDSISNIEFKKYDLTKGQYLYLVRICENPGIIQEKLAEMIKVDRTTAARAVKKLEVNGFIEKNGDAYNQKIKKLFPTEKGKTVYPFIKKENDYSNRVALAGFSENEIETIFNLLQSVRKNVEKDWEFVKKGNNRNY; translated from the coding sequence ATGAAAGAAATTCTACGTGAGGTTGGAATGATAGCCAGGGCATTGGATTCTATAAGTAATATAGAATTTAAAAAATATGACCTTACTAAAGGACAGTACTTGTACCTCGTGCGAATTTGTGAAAATCCAGGGATTATTCAAGAAAAGTTAGCTGAAATGATAAAGGTTGACCGCACAACAGCAGCTCGTGCTGTTAAGAAACTGGAGGTTAATGGATTTATTGAAAAGAATGGTGATGCCTATAACCAAAAAATTAAAAAGCTATTTCCTACAGAGAAAGGGAAGACAGTTTACCCTTTTATAAAGAAGGAGAACGATTATTCCAATAGGGTCGCACTAGCTGGATTCTCCGAAAATGAAATAGAAACGATTTTTAACCTGCTGCAAAGCGTCAGAAAAAATGTTGAGAAAGACTGGGAGTTTGTAAAAAAGGGAAACAATAGAAATTATTGA
- a CDS encoding carbohydrate ABC transporter permease, whose protein sequence is MSRNASRIGWVESVIILVLCILALVTAYPFIYVASMSLSDPKAVIELKVWLWPKGFSLEAYSLIFENSRIWVSYYNTIWYTVVGTALNIFLTLTFAYPLSRKDFSARGIFMILLAVTMFFNGGLITNFLLIQKLGLYNTRWAIVLPGAMGAMNVIMARVFFQTSIPDSLTEAAKIDGATDIKILTRIVLPLSLPIISVVAIFSSVGYWNNYFNAMIYLIDKNLQPLQIYLMEVLIQNNVDITSEYSSFSQREELASQLKYCIIMVSIIPIMCFYPILQKYFVKGAMIGALKE, encoded by the coding sequence ATGTCACGAAATGCAAGCCGAATCGGATGGGTGGAAAGCGTCATTATCCTAGTATTGTGTATCCTAGCGCTTGTGACGGCGTATCCATTTATTTATGTCGCCAGCATGTCGCTCAGCGATCCAAAGGCCGTCATCGAGTTGAAGGTATGGTTATGGCCGAAAGGTTTTTCGCTCGAGGCGTACAGTTTAATCTTTGAAAATTCTCGTATCTGGGTGAGTTATTATAACACAATTTGGTATACGGTCGTCGGCACGGCACTGAATATCTTTTTGACGCTTACTTTCGCTTACCCGCTATCGAGAAAAGACTTTTCCGCCCGTGGCATTTTTATGATTTTGCTGGCCGTTACGATGTTTTTTAACGGTGGGCTAATTACAAACTTTCTGTTGATTCAAAAGTTAGGGCTCTACAACACCCGCTGGGCGATCGTGCTTCCCGGCGCAATGGGTGCGATGAACGTGATCATGGCGCGCGTCTTTTTCCAAACGTCCATACCGGATAGTCTAACGGAGGCCGCCAAAATCGATGGGGCTACCGATATTAAAATTTTGACGCGAATCGTGCTTCCGTTGTCGCTGCCCATTATTAGTGTTGTTGCGATTTTCTCATCAGTCGGCTATTGGAACAACTACTTCAACGCCATGATTTATCTGATCGATAAAAATCTTCAGCCGTTACAAATCTACCTGATGGAAGTGCTCATTCAGAACAACGTTGATATCACTTCAGAATACAGTAGTTTCTCACAGCGGGAAGAACTGGCTTCCCAATTGAAATACTGCATTATTATGGTATCGATTATTCCCATTATGTGCTTCTATCCGATCCTTCAAAAGTACTTCGTCAAGGGCGCGATGATCGGCGCGCTTAAAGAGTAA
- a CDS encoding ABC transporter permease, translating into MKMDAITGAQARHGQTKTAKWVTHFSKNKYLYALLLPGTIYLLIFDYIPLAGLVLAFKDFSPGDSFFGGEWVGLKWFNEFFNSIYFFRLLKNTILLHLYDLLWGFPIPIIFALLLHELRRQYFKRFVQTVSYFPHFISTVIIAGLIVNFLSPTDGIITRLIYALTGSETNLLGDQGWFRTIYVISNVWASFGWNSIIYLAALTAVDVHLYEAADIEGAGRWKKMTSITLPSIMPTIVTLLILNMGKLLSVGYEKIILLYNPGTYETADVISTYVYRRGLLGADYSFGVAVGLFNSVASFLILILINYISKRVNNVSLW; encoded by the coding sequence ATGAAAATGGATGCGATTACAGGCGCGCAAGCCAGACATGGCCAGACGAAAACAGCAAAATGGGTGACGCACTTCTCGAAAAACAAATATCTGTATGCTTTGCTGCTCCCAGGAACGATTTATTTGCTGATTTTCGATTATATCCCGTTAGCCGGTTTAGTTCTGGCATTTAAGGACTTCTCCCCAGGAGATTCATTCTTCGGCGGTGAATGGGTCGGTTTGAAATGGTTCAATGAGTTTTTCAATTCTATTTATTTTTTCCGTTTACTTAAAAATACGATCCTCCTGCACCTTTACGACCTGTTGTGGGGGTTCCCGATCCCAATTATTTTTGCTTTGCTCTTGCATGAGCTTAGGCGGCAGTATTTCAAGCGGTTCGTGCAGACGGTCAGTTACTTTCCACATTTTATATCGACAGTGATTATCGCAGGTTTGATTGTCAATTTCCTGTCGCCTACGGATGGCATTATTACACGCCTCATCTATGCGTTGACGGGAAGTGAGACGAATCTGCTGGGAGATCAGGGCTGGTTCCGTACCATTTATGTCATCTCGAATGTTTGGGCCAGCTTCGGTTGGAACTCCATCATTTATTTGGCCGCTTTGACGGCGGTCGACGTTCACCTTTACGAAGCGGCTGATATCGAAGGCGCAGGACGCTGGAAGAAGATGACTAGCATCACGCTGCCTTCTATCATGCCGACGATCGTGACGCTGCTTATTTTGAACATGGGGAAGCTGCTCAGCGTCGGTTATGAGAAAATCATTCTGCTCTATAATCCGGGGACATATGAGACGGCGGATGTCATCTCTACATATGTGTATCGGCGCGGTCTGCTCGGAGCCGATTACAGCTTCGGTGTAGCCGTTGGTTTGTTCAACTCGGTTGCAAGTTTCCTGATTTTAATCCTCATCAACTATATCAGCAAACGAGTCAATAATGTATCACTGTGGTAA
- a CDS encoding glycosylhydrolase-like jelly roll fold domain-containing protein: protein MSNRIKEVLEGREQNYILPFLWQHGEEEYLIREEMARVHESGIRAVCIEARPHPDFLGPKWWTDMDIIMDEARDRGMKVWLLDDDHFPTGHAAGKVREAPEELHRKFLGERYIDTIGPAQGTSLLLDTLLMRGLRPTISQSEKASGKNKLISVVAVRRHPSNGELLSDCIDITDLVQDGILYWDIPDGYWRVFIISENRDGGSQQQDDYLNPIDRDSVRILLDTVYEAVYERYKADFGKTFAGFFSDEPGFYNDKTTFDFHSKPGKKGVPLPWSNEMPALLEQALGEDYRKRLYLLWHNAGEQTTIVRYTYMNIVSKLYADNFCSQIGEWCRARGVEYIGHVLEDNNVHARLGSGAGHFFRSMWGQDMSGLDVVLWQIVPGFDELSYSKPGGDTDSEFFHYGLGKLGVSLGHIDPKKQGRTMCEVYGAYGWAEGLKLMKWLTDHMLVRGVNYFVPHAFTQKAPDPDCPPHMYAGGKNPQYRYYKHLNRYMNRISHLISGGRHVATAAVVYHAEAEWSGEAMYFHQPVKQLMQHQIDCDVIPIDILLNAASVKDNKLHVNNEDFACLIVPYAEALPAAMIHRLVELTEQGLAVRFVGELPTRSSEGNEVSAELACLADHRNVKVVALDDLAQLLIADGHYEISVDAHEPYLRNYHYVHEGLDVYMFFNEHSHQTIRRKIMLPVQGDVYAYDAFLNRLTSLHVTRENGAKVVEVALHSYESIVLLHGAVLEGYDALPPNIAGSEFELKGEWMVSTSEAAHYPRFEEWGRLADLMNMSRPDCLPRFTGTFRYETEFEWDESANQAHLDLGEVYETAQVWINGEEAGVRICPPYRIEINGLINKGKNKLVIEVTNTLVKEQPDFLSAFAQQEPSGLLGPVRVISTTG from the coding sequence ATTTTCTTGGACCGAAATGGTGGACAGATATGGATATTATTATGGATGAAGCTCGGGATCGCGGGATGAAGGTATGGCTGCTGGATGACGACCATTTTCCAACAGGGCATGCGGCAGGCAAGGTGAGGGAGGCTCCGGAAGAGCTTCATCGCAAGTTTTTGGGTGAACGTTATATCGATACAATCGGTCCTGCTCAAGGCACCTCTCTGCTATTGGATACCTTGCTGATGCGTGGGCTTAGGCCGACCATCTCACAGTCCGAAAAAGCGAGTGGAAAGAATAAATTAATCTCCGTTGTCGCGGTCCGCCGACATCCCTCTAATGGAGAATTACTCAGTGATTGTATCGACATCACTGATCTTGTGCAAGACGGTATCCTATATTGGGATATCCCTGATGGGTATTGGCGGGTATTTATTATTTCTGAAAATAGGGATGGCGGCAGCCAGCAGCAGGATGATTATCTGAACCCCATAGACCGAGATTCCGTCCGTATTCTGCTTGACACGGTGTATGAAGCTGTGTATGAACGATACAAGGCAGATTTCGGAAAGACATTTGCCGGATTCTTCTCGGACGAACCGGGATTCTACAACGATAAGACTACCTTTGACTTCCATTCAAAACCTGGAAAAAAAGGAGTGCCGCTTCCTTGGAGCAATGAAATGCCTGCCTTGCTTGAGCAGGCGTTAGGTGAGGACTACCGAAAGCGCCTCTATCTTCTCTGGCATAATGCGGGAGAACAGACCACTATCGTACGGTATACCTATATGAATATTGTCAGCAAGCTCTATGCGGACAACTTTTGCAGCCAAATCGGAGAGTGGTGCAGAGCCCGCGGAGTAGAATACATTGGACATGTACTTGAAGACAACAACGTGCATGCAAGGCTTGGCTCCGGAGCCGGACACTTCTTCCGATCCATGTGGGGACAAGATATGTCGGGCCTAGATGTGGTATTGTGGCAGATCGTCCCCGGTTTCGATGAGCTATCTTATAGCAAGCCTGGTGGAGACACGGATAGCGAATTTTTCCACTATGGGCTTGGTAAGCTTGGTGTATCGCTTGGACATATCGATCCGAAGAAACAAGGCCGGACGATGTGTGAAGTATATGGGGCTTATGGCTGGGCAGAAGGCTTGAAGCTAATGAAATGGCTCACAGACCATATGTTGGTCCGCGGCGTCAATTATTTTGTCCCGCATGCCTTTACCCAGAAAGCTCCTGATCCAGATTGTCCGCCGCATATGTATGCAGGCGGGAAAAATCCGCAATACCGCTACTACAAGCATTTAAATCGATATATGAATCGGATCAGTCATTTGATTTCAGGTGGAAGGCACGTTGCGACTGCGGCAGTCGTGTATCATGCTGAAGCCGAATGGTCTGGGGAAGCGATGTATTTCCATCAGCCCGTGAAGCAATTAATGCAGCATCAGATCGATTGCGATGTTATTCCCATTGATATTCTTCTAAACGCAGCAAGCGTGAAAGACAACAAGCTGCATGTAAATAACGAAGACTTCGCTTGCCTTATCGTGCCATATGCAGAAGCGCTTCCAGCGGCGATGATTCACCGTTTGGTGGAGTTGACTGAACAAGGACTAGCTGTTCGCTTTGTCGGCGAGCTGCCGACGCGATCGAGCGAAGGCAACGAGGTTTCCGCTGAACTAGCTTGCCTTGCCGATCACCGGAATGTGAAGGTTGTTGCTTTAGACGATCTGGCGCAATTGCTTATTGCTGACGGCCATTATGAGATAAGTGTTGACGCACACGAACCGTATCTTCGAAACTACCACTATGTTCATGAGGGTTTGGATGTGTATATGTTCTTTAACGAACATTCACATCAAACCATTCGCAGGAAAATCATGTTGCCTGTTCAAGGTGATGTATATGCTTATGATGCATTCTTGAATCGTTTGACTAGTTTACATGTAACTAGGGAGAACGGTGCGAAGGTGGTGGAGGTTGCTCTTCATTCCTATGAGTCCATCGTACTGCTTCATGGTGCTGTCCTTGAAGGTTATGATGCGTTGCCACCGAATATAGCCGGGTCCGAATTTGAGCTAAAAGGCGAATGGATGGTATCGACTTCTGAGGCTGCACATTATCCTCGTTTTGAAGAATGGGGGAGACTGGCTGATCTAATGAATATGAGTAGGCCTGATTGTTTACCTCGATTTACAGGCACCTTCAGATACGAAACGGAGTTTGAGTGGGATGAATCTGCAAATCAGGCTCATTTAGACTTGGGTGAGGTCTATGAAACTGCACAAGTATGGATAAACGGTGAGGAAGCAGGAGTGCGCATCTGCCCGCCTTACCGCATTGAGATCAATGGCCTGATCAATAAGGGCAAGAACAAGCTAGTTATTGAAGTTACGAATACGTTGGTGAAAGAGCAGCCCGATTTCTTATCGGCATTTGCGCAGCAAGAACCGAGCGGACTCCTTGGACCCGTACGAGTGATCAGCACTACTGGCTGA
- a CDS encoding DUF3502 domain-containing protein has translation MVKKSSLSLLSSCVVLSIVMSGCSSDNKEKKVVTSAQPSTGASEWKLPLTDSGETLRIATLDNEVPDLSFTTGNYPVLQQIEQRTGVKLKWEVNKTDYDTVMRTRIAAASNLPDIIMLPKDADPLQLSENKMILKLNELIDQYAPHLKKFLNDNPDVRKALTAPDGSITYLPGSVDFYTNDYNVLGLAYRQDWVQKLGLSEPKTIDDWHTVLKAFKEKDPNGNGKDDEVPFVAGGIDAIGYFTQAYGMAPRSQWFSVDAKGKVQYSWTSPKAKQFLTEMNKWWKEGLIDQGMMTAHYDKAKAYVVSNIGGATSGWANRNDENNKSMQGSYPGANWVLAMPPKGPEGDQAYEVDYPVKDNKFSITKEAKNPKLAIEWLDYIFASDEGKQLFNFGVEGTNYSLVNGKPVLNDTILKNQKYPNPSVALAALGASRLPKIVMKEAKDQFQAALSSSDSIKLVQNAKPFYKFVFPPVISTSAESNAITSKMADIMTYSNEMQVKFIMGAEPLSNYDKFVEKLKAMGIDDVVKIKQQQYDRWKQN, from the coding sequence ATGGTTAAAAAATCGTCATTAAGTTTGCTTAGCAGCTGTGTCGTACTGAGTATCGTTATGTCAGGATGCAGCAGCGACAACAAAGAGAAGAAGGTAGTCACATCGGCACAACCTTCAACAGGCGCGTCGGAATGGAAGCTGCCTCTAACGGATTCGGGAGAGACGCTTCGTATCGCGACACTGGATAATGAGGTGCCTGACTTATCGTTTACTACGGGCAACTATCCAGTTTTGCAGCAGATTGAGCAACGAACAGGTGTAAAACTGAAATGGGAGGTCAACAAAACGGACTATGACACGGTGATGAGAACACGTATCGCTGCGGCTTCCAACTTACCAGATATTATCATGCTGCCGAAGGACGCGGATCCTCTCCAATTAAGTGAGAACAAAATGATTTTGAAGTTGAATGAATTAATTGACCAATACGCCCCTCATTTGAAAAAGTTTCTAAACGACAATCCGGACGTTCGCAAAGCGTTGACAGCGCCTGATGGTTCGATTACCTATCTGCCGGGAAGCGTGGACTTTTACACCAATGATTACAATGTGCTTGGGCTGGCGTACCGTCAGGACTGGGTCCAGAAACTGGGTCTCTCCGAACCAAAGACGATCGATGATTGGCATACTGTGCTGAAAGCATTTAAGGAAAAGGACCCTAACGGTAACGGTAAAGACGACGAGGTACCGTTCGTTGCAGGCGGCATTGATGCGATCGGGTACTTCACTCAAGCTTATGGCATGGCACCTCGAAGCCAATGGTTCTCCGTAGATGCTAAAGGGAAAGTCCAATACTCGTGGACATCTCCGAAGGCAAAGCAATTTTTAACTGAAATGAATAAGTGGTGGAAGGAAGGTTTGATCGATCAAGGCATGATGACTGCCCACTATGACAAGGCGAAAGCGTATGTAGTCAGCAATATCGGGGGAGCGACAAGTGGATGGGCAAACCGCAACGATGAGAACAACAAGTCGATGCAAGGTAGCTATCCCGGCGCCAACTGGGTGCTGGCGATGCCGCCGAAAGGCCCGGAAGGCGATCAGGCCTATGAAGTCGATTATCCAGTGAAGGACAACAAATTCTCAATCACAAAGGAAGCTAAAAATCCGAAGCTGGCGATTGAGTGGCTGGATTACATCTTTGCTAGCGATGAAGGCAAGCAGCTCTTCAATTTCGGAGTCGAAGGCACGAACTACTCGCTCGTGAACGGCAAGCCTGTGTTGAACGACACGATTCTCAAAAACCAAAAGTATCCCAACCCATCCGTTGCTTTGGCGGCATTAGGAGCATCGCGACTTCCGAAGATTGTTATGAAGGAAGCGAAAGATCAATTCCAGGCGGCGCTGTCTTCGTCGGATTCGATCAAACTGGTGCAAAATGCGAAGCCGTTTTACAAGTTCGTGTTCCCGCCGGTCATCAGCACGTCAGCCGAGTCAAATGCGATTACCTCAAAAATGGCTGATATTATGACGTATAGCAATGAAATGCAAGTAAAATTCATAATGGGGGCGGAACCACTTTCGAATTACGATAAGTTTGTGGAGAAACTGAAAGCAATGGGAATCGATGACGTTGTGAAAATCAAGCAACAGCAATACGATCGTTGGAAGCAAAACTAA